One Caldalkalibacillus thermarum DNA window includes the following coding sequences:
- the asnB gene encoding asparagine synthase (glutamine-hydrolyzing), with product MCGITGWVDFQRDLRIEKEIIFKMTETLAKRGPDDTNAWFSEHAAFGHKRLIVVDPAGGKQPMTRMKNGYRYTVCYNGELYNTEDIRQELLKRGYTFQGHSDTEVLLNAYIEWREGCVDYFNGIFAFAIWDEQREELFLARDRLGVKPLFYRHVHDSLLFGSEMKAILAHPEVKAEVDYEGLAEVFGLGPSRTPGHGVFRGMKELRPAHALTFSRKGIKVWRYWNVQSDVHRDSFGETVEKLRFLLIDAVTRQLVSDVPVCTFLSGGVDSSSITAIAAMAFEKEGKGRLHTYSIDYEGNDQYFKANDFQPNADAPWIELMSKTFQTVHHHCVISQEELFHHLQEAVIVRDVPGMADVDSSLLWFCKEIRKDFVVSLSGECADEIFGGYPWFHRPDELARNGFPWMRSTEARIDLLKEDWKKKLQLDGYVQKRFGETIAEVPRLEGESAEDAKRRELFYLNMIWFMTTLLDRKDRMSMGASLEVRVPFADHRLVEYVWNIPWEMKMYGNREKGILRKALEGILPEEVVYRKKSPYPKTHHPFYTKLVKNWVKELLHDRSSILYEFFDAKKLEELVETEGKSFQAPWFGQLMTGPQLLAYLGQVHVWFQKYGITIKE from the coding sequence ATGTGTGGTATCACCGGTTGGGTTGATTTTCAGCGCGATTTGCGAATAGAAAAAGAGATTATCTTTAAAATGACAGAAACATTAGCGAAACGTGGACCTGACGATACGAATGCCTGGTTTAGCGAACATGCCGCGTTTGGACATAAGCGTCTGATCGTGGTCGACCCAGCAGGCGGCAAACAGCCGATGACAAGAATGAAAAATGGGTATCGTTATACCGTTTGTTATAACGGAGAATTATACAATACTGAAGATATTCGTCAAGAACTATTAAAAAGAGGATATACATTCCAAGGGCATTCGGATACGGAAGTACTATTAAACGCTTATATAGAGTGGAGAGAGGGCTGTGTCGACTATTTTAACGGAATTTTTGCCTTTGCGATTTGGGATGAACAGCGCGAAGAGCTATTTTTAGCGCGGGACCGACTTGGCGTGAAGCCGCTTTTTTATCGGCATGTCCATGATAGTCTTTTGTTTGGTTCGGAAATGAAAGCAATTTTGGCACATCCGGAAGTAAAAGCAGAAGTGGACTATGAAGGACTAGCAGAAGTGTTTGGATTAGGTCCGTCACGGACACCAGGGCATGGCGTGTTTCGCGGAATGAAAGAATTGCGCCCAGCGCATGCTCTAACGTTTTCCCGTAAAGGAATAAAAGTATGGCGCTACTGGAATGTTCAAAGCGATGTGCATAGAGATTCGTTCGGTGAAACGGTAGAAAAACTCCGTTTTCTTCTTATCGATGCTGTTACGCGCCAACTTGTTTCTGATGTGCCTGTTTGTACGTTTTTATCAGGCGGGGTTGATTCCAGTTCCATTACTGCCATTGCGGCAATGGCGTTTGAAAAGGAAGGAAAAGGGCGACTTCATACGTATTCGATTGATTATGAAGGGAACGACCAATATTTCAAAGCAAATGATTTTCAGCCAAATGCCGATGCGCCTTGGATTGAACTAATGTCAAAAACATTCCAAACCGTCCATCATCATTGTGTCATTAGTCAGGAAGAGTTGTTTCATCATTTACAAGAAGCGGTGATCGTCCGTGATGTCCCAGGCATGGCGGATGTGGACTCTTCGTTGCTATGGTTTTGCAAAGAAATAAGAAAAGATTTTGTCGTTAGTTTATCCGGGGAATGTGCGGACGAAATTTTTGGCGGCTACCCATGGTTTCACCGTCCTGACGAATTAGCGCGGAACGGATTCCCTTGGATGCGTTCGACAGAGGCACGGATCGATTTGTTAAAAGAAGATTGGAAAAAGAAATTGCAGCTGGATGGTTATGTACAAAAGCGCTTTGGTGAAACGATCGCGGAGGTTCCAAGACTGGAAGGGGAAAGTGCGGAAGATGCGAAGCGGCGCGAATTGTTTTATTTGAACATGATTTGGTTTATGACAACGCTTTTGGATCGAAAAGACCGCATGAGTATGGGAGCGAGTTTAGAAGTTCGCGTGCCGTTTGCCGATCATCGGTTAGTAGAATATGTTTGGAATATACCTTGGGAGATGAAAATGTACGGCAACCGCGAAAAAGGCATTTTGCGCAAGGCATTGGAAGGAATTTTACCAGAGGAAGTAGTATATCGCAAAAAAAGCCCGTATCCGAAAACCCACCATCCGTTTTATACGAAGCTAGTAAAAAATTGGGTAAAAGAATTATTGCACGACCGCTCATCGATTCTTTATGAATTTTTTGATGCGAAAAAATTAGAAGAGTTGGTGGAAACAGAAGGAAAATCATTCCAAGCGCCTTGGTTTGGACAGTTAATGACAGGACCACAACTATTGGCGTATCTTGGCCAAGTGCATGTTTGGTTCCAAAAATACGGCATTACCATAAAAGAATAA
- a CDS encoding FmdB family zinc ribbon protein, with protein MPRYDFRCLNCGHEYEKWVSYSQKEAVTCPQCESKQKEIIFKATVKGPIANSTCSPSSGFS; from the coding sequence ATGCCACGCTATGATTTTCGCTGTCTGAACTGCGGGCATGAATATGAAAAATGGGTATCCTATTCACAGAAAGAAGCAGTCACCTGTCCTCAGTGTGAAAGTAAACAAAAGGAAATCATATTTAAGGCAACGGTAAAAGGGCCTATAGCCAACTCCACTTGTTCGCCCAGTTCCGGTTTTTCCTGA
- a CDS encoding MBL fold metallo-hydrolase: MDTNKMEKLNIRLHRIPLPFRLNHVNTWLVKEEHGYTVIDTGLNHPDAEAAWAKVLAEHPIRSIIITHYHPDHYGYAGRLQALTGAEVWMSKRDQEMAREIWSHKRLTLFEQHYLACGLSKELARRLSENITGFSRYVLPHPEVTRFLADGDELELGGHRYEVIAVPGHAEGMLNFYNREHGLLIAADHVLPKITPNISYWFMGEPNPLARYLQSLNKIQAYPIQLVLPSHGSPFTNVQQRIDEIISHHQKRLDLALAATRQPATVYEVNEQLFSQGLTEHELRFAIGETIAHLEYLVYKQQVRKFMKDGQWFYERVSD, translated from the coding sequence TTGGACACAAATAAGATGGAGAAGCTAAATATCCGCTTACATCGTATTCCTTTGCCTTTTCGCCTCAATCATGTTAATACCTGGCTGGTAAAAGAGGAGCACGGCTACACGGTGATTGATACGGGATTAAATCACCCTGATGCGGAAGCAGCCTGGGCAAAAGTATTGGCAGAGCATCCCATCCGGAGCATTATTATCACCCATTACCATCCGGATCATTATGGCTATGCTGGCCGCCTGCAAGCGTTAACCGGTGCAGAAGTGTGGATGAGCAAACGGGATCAGGAAATGGCCCGGGAGATCTGGAGCCATAAGCGTTTAACTTTGTTTGAACAACACTATCTCGCTTGCGGTCTGTCCAAGGAGCTGGCCCGCCGGCTGAGTGAGAATATCACCGGCTTTAGCCGCTATGTGCTCCCCCACCCAGAAGTGACACGCTTTTTAGCAGACGGCGATGAGCTTGAATTGGGCGGCCACCGCTATGAAGTGATTGCCGTACCTGGCCATGCGGAAGGGATGCTTAATTTTTACAATCGTGAGCATGGGCTTTTGATTGCCGCTGACCATGTGTTGCCCAAAATCACACCCAATATCTCCTACTGGTTCATGGGTGAGCCCAACCCGCTGGCCCGTTATTTGCAATCACTGAACAAGATACAAGCCTATCCGATCCAGTTAGTGCTGCCTTCCCACGGCAGCCCGTTTACCAACGTCCAGCAACGCATTGATGAAATCATCAGCCACCATCAAAAGCGCCTGGATCTGGCCTTGGCAGCCACCCGTCAGCCGGCCACAGTATACGAAGTCAATGAGCAACTGTTTAGTCAGGGTCTGACTGAACACGAATTGCGCTTTGCTATCGGTGAAACCATCGCTCACTTGGAGTATCTGGTCTACAAGCAACAAGTGCGTAAATTTATGAAAGATGGCCAGTGGTTCTATGAGCGGGTAAGTGATTGA
- a CDS encoding amidase domain-containing protein, with protein MAGWKETFQSFWDKRNRHYLNLQAGGFPEETDISTVRELARWERVREDLRDRKVELKRSTSKIEVLNVAEENPNVNIWYRVGVSWDLEQEGCQFRQSWMESRICVLKNKNGWWVTEDKQVEEEGQGGMNLSPPLDEEPLLAGAQSGSMHQRAEQGERYTDEMYEMSRGYNRHRAVEYAHRWWNSYNPQFKHFEVDCTNYVSQCLWAGGAPLAYSRDRTKGWWYRFETPPNWSFSWAVAHSLRWYLAGSTSGLRAREVQSARELEPGDVICYDFDGDGRWQHTTIVVAKDAHNEPLVNAHTTNSQNRYWTYRDSSAWTPNIQYKFFHIIV; from the coding sequence TTGGCTGGGTGGAAAGAAACCTTTCAAAGCTTTTGGGACAAACGCAATCGTCACTATCTAAACTTGCAAGCAGGGGGGTTCCCAGAGGAAACAGACATTTCTACCGTGCGCGAACTGGCACGTTGGGAACGGGTCAGAGAGGATTTGCGGGACAGAAAAGTGGAACTTAAGCGCTCAACCAGTAAGATCGAGGTATTGAATGTGGCCGAGGAGAATCCTAATGTCAATATATGGTACCGCGTGGGAGTTAGTTGGGACTTGGAGCAAGAGGGATGCCAGTTTCGTCAATCGTGGATGGAGTCTCGTATCTGCGTGTTGAAAAACAAAAACGGTTGGTGGGTCACGGAGGATAAACAGGTGGAAGAAGAAGGACAGGGGGGGATGAATCTGTCTCCTCCACTGGATGAAGAACCGTTGCTGGCCGGAGCACAGTCTGGCAGCATGCATCAAAGAGCTGAGCAAGGTGAAAGATATACAGATGAGATGTATGAGATGTCTAGAGGGTATAACCGCCACCGGGCAGTTGAATATGCTCACCGTTGGTGGAACAGTTACAACCCGCAATTTAAACACTTTGAAGTAGACTGTACCAATTACGTTTCCCAGTGCTTATGGGCCGGTGGTGCACCTTTGGCCTATTCCCGGGATCGGACCAAAGGCTGGTGGTACCGCTTTGAAACACCGCCAAATTGGAGTTTCAGTTGGGCGGTCGCCCATTCCTTGCGCTGGTATTTGGCTGGCAGCACTTCGGGACTCAGAGCCAGGGAAGTTCAATCGGCCCGCGAATTGGAACCCGGTGATGTGATCTGCTATGACTTTGACGGGGATGGGCGCTGGCAGCACACCACCATCGTGGTGGCCAAAGATGCCCACAACGAGCCGCTGGTCAATGCCCACACCACCAACAGCCAAAACCGCTACTGGACTTACAGAGACTCTTCTGCTTGGACCCCCAACATTCAGTACAAATTTTTTCATATCATCGTTTGA
- the trmL gene encoding tRNA (uridine(34)/cytosine(34)/5-carboxymethylaminomethyluridine(34)-2'-O)-methyltransferase TrmL: MSFHIVLYQPEIPYNTGNIARTCAATQTPLHIIRPMGFSTDDRMLKRAGCDYWHAVEIHYYDSLEELLSKYKGHRFFFVETKAPRLYTDVKYRDGDFFVFGKETSGIPQDILEQHRDTWVRIPMSTEHVRSLNLSNTAAIMVYEALRQVSFFELK; the protein is encoded by the coding sequence TTGAGTTTTCATATCGTTTTGTACCAGCCAGAGATACCCTACAATACCGGCAATATCGCCCGAACCTGTGCCGCTACCCAAACACCGTTACACATTATCCGCCCCATGGGGTTTTCCACTGATGACCGGATGTTGAAACGGGCCGGTTGTGATTACTGGCATGCCGTGGAAATTCATTATTACGATTCCCTCGAGGAGTTGCTGTCCAAATACAAAGGACACCGCTTCTTTTTTGTGGAAACTAAAGCCCCGCGCCTGTATACGGATGTTAAGTACCGGGATGGTGACTTTTTTGTTTTTGGCAAGGAAACGAGCGGTATACCGCAGGACATACTGGAGCAACACCGGGACACTTGGGTGCGGATTCCGATGAGCACCGAACATGTCCGATCCCTTAATCTGTCCAACACGGCTGCCATTATGGTTTATGAAGCCTTAAGGCAGGTTTCTTTTTTTGAACTGAAATAG
- a CDS encoding HAD family hydrolase, whose protein sequence is MAKVILFDLDGTLLPMDTEQFVHNYLQVLAKKVSSCIDSAIFIKALWAATEAMITNLDPDKTNEQVFTETFLQLTQLNKEEIWPVFDEFYSQVFPALSHLCQPTPLAAQVVEEALQQGYRVAVATNPVFPRQAILHRLTWAGVDHIPFELVTVYEECCFTKPHRHYYEWICETLQVQPEQCIMVGNDMQEDMSASQAGMKTFLVEGYVIDRGQPQYRVDDRGTLADLYEKLKERKGLFAPATFGN, encoded by the coding sequence ATGGCCAAAGTGATACTGTTTGATCTTGACGGAACATTGCTGCCAATGGATACGGAACAGTTTGTGCACAACTATTTACAGGTTTTAGCGAAGAAAGTGTCTTCCTGCATCGACTCCGCCATATTTATTAAAGCGCTGTGGGCGGCAACGGAAGCCATGATCACCAACTTGGATCCCGACAAAACAAACGAACAGGTGTTTACCGAGACATTTTTGCAACTGACCCAGTTAAACAAAGAGGAGATTTGGCCTGTGTTTGACGAATTTTACAGCCAGGTTTTCCCTGCCTTGTCCCATCTGTGCCAGCCTACACCGCTGGCCGCACAAGTGGTGGAGGAAGCCCTTCAGCAGGGGTATCGGGTGGCTGTGGCCACCAATCCCGTTTTTCCCCGCCAAGCCATTCTTCACCGTTTAACCTGGGCTGGTGTGGATCATATTCCGTTTGAGTTGGTGACGGTTTATGAAGAGTGTTGCTTTACCAAGCCCCACCGCCATTATTATGAATGGATCTGTGAAACACTCCAGGTGCAACCGGAGCAATGTATCATGGTCGGCAATGATATGCAGGAAGATATGTCAGCCAGCCAGGCAGGCATGAAAACGTTTTTAGTGGAGGGATATGTGATTGACCGGGGGCAGCCGCAATATCGTGTCGATGACCGGGGCACCTTGGCCGATTTATATGAAAAACTGAAGGAGCGGAAAGGTCTGTTTGCACCCGCCACTTTTGGCAACTAA
- a CDS encoding DUF423 domain-containing protein: MAKLFVALGAAMACLGVALGAFGAHGLKGKLSPEMLEIYQTGVQYHLVHALGLILVGVLVHVMPSNLLNWAGWILALGILLFSGSLYVLSMTGITKLGAITPIGGVAFLTGWILVVLAALR, encoded by the coding sequence TTGGCTAAGTTGTTTGTTGCGCTGGGAGCTGCTATGGCTTGCTTAGGGGTTGCCTTGGGGGCCTTCGGTGCCCATGGACTGAAGGGAAAACTCTCCCCGGAGATGCTGGAGATTTATCAAACGGGTGTGCAATACCATTTGGTTCATGCGCTGGGGCTCATCTTAGTCGGTGTACTGGTTCATGTTATGCCCTCCAACTTGCTCAACTGGGCGGGTTGGATACTCGCTTTGGGGATTCTCCTTTTTTCCGGCAGTTTGTATGTCTTGAGCATGACAGGAATCACTAAGCTGGGTGCGATTACCCCCATCGGTGGTGTGGCCTTTTTAACCGGCTGGATTTTAGTTGTACTTGCTGCATTGAGATAA
- a CDS encoding M20 metallopeptidase family protein: protein MLQQLFDRLREIYPRLVEFRRDLHMYPEISFEEVETPKKIARFLTELGLEVRTGVGGRGVVGILRGEKPGKTVALRADFDALPIQDEKEVPYRSRIPGKMHACGHDLHTAALLGVAAVLSEVKEQLAGTVVFIHQFAEELAPGGAKPMIEDGCLDGVDVIYGAHVWAGLPYGTVGFCEGYAMAAADAFEIEVTGRGGHGAQPHLTVDPLVTASQLVVNLQNIVSRRVDPLKSAVVTVGSFHSGEAFNVIPHSAHLKGTVRTFDEDVRSMVEEWIGQVVKGTCEQMGATAKYEYRRGYPALYNHVEETRRVKRLAEQLFGTGKVTNMEPVMGGEDFAYYLQKVPGTFFFVGGGNPELDAVYPHHHPKFDVDERAMLVIGQLFISAVLDYWADGKLKVEESLNRFKAQ from the coding sequence ATGTTGCAGCAACTGTTTGACCGCTTGCGGGAGATCTATCCCCGGCTGGTTGAATTCCGGCGGGATTTGCACATGTATCCGGAAATCTCCTTTGAAGAAGTGGAAACTCCCAAAAAAATCGCCCGCTTTCTAACAGAACTGGGCCTTGAGGTGAGGACGGGCGTAGGCGGGCGCGGAGTTGTAGGTATTTTGCGGGGCGAAAAGCCAGGCAAAACAGTGGCTTTGAGAGCCGACTTTGATGCTTTGCCCATTCAGGATGAAAAAGAGGTGCCCTACCGCTCCAGAATACCGGGGAAAATGCATGCCTGCGGTCATGATCTGCACACCGCAGCCTTGCTGGGTGTGGCTGCTGTGTTGAGTGAAGTGAAAGAACAACTGGCAGGTACCGTGGTGTTTATACACCAATTTGCTGAAGAATTGGCGCCTGGGGGAGCCAAACCCATGATTGAAGACGGTTGCCTTGATGGGGTAGATGTGATTTACGGCGCCCATGTGTGGGCCGGATTGCCTTATGGCACGGTCGGTTTTTGTGAAGGGTATGCCATGGCTGCAGCTGACGCTTTTGAGATAGAAGTGACCGGCAGGGGCGGGCACGGGGCTCAGCCTCATCTTACTGTAGATCCCTTGGTGACCGCCAGCCAGCTGGTGGTCAATTTGCAGAACATTGTCAGCCGCCGGGTTGATCCGCTGAAGTCAGCGGTGGTTACGGTTGGATCTTTCCATTCTGGAGAGGCCTTTAACGTTATCCCTCATTCTGCCCATCTAAAGGGAACCGTGCGCACCTTTGATGAAGACGTGAGAAGTATGGTGGAGGAATGGATTGGCCAGGTGGTTAAAGGCACTTGTGAGCAAATGGGGGCCACAGCCAAATATGAATATCGCCGCGGTTATCCTGCTTTGTACAATCATGTGGAGGAAACCCGGCGGGTCAAACGGTTGGCCGAGCAATTGTTTGGAACTGGTAAAGTGACGAATATGGAGCCGGTCATGGGCGGGGAAGATTTTGCCTACTATCTGCAAAAGGTACCGGGCACCTTCTTCTTTGTCGGAGGGGGAAACCCGGAGCTGGATGCAGTTTATCCTCATCATCATCCCAAGTTTGATGTGGATGAGCGGGCCATGCTGGTCATTGGACAATTGTTTATCTCCGCTGTATTGGATTATTGGGCTGATGGGAAGCTGAAGGTGGAAGAGAGTTTGAACCGCTTCAAAGCTCAGTAA